The nucleotide sequence GGTTTCGACGACTGAGTAAGGACTACGAGTTGTATACAGAGGTGAGCGAGGCGATGATTTACGGTTCATTGCTGCGGTTAATGGTGAAACGACTGGCAGCTTAATTCCCTCTTTATAAATCAGCTCTCAAATTTGGCAGGGCACTTACTGGTGGCAACCCTGACAAGCTCGTTAGTGGGTTGCGAGACACATCTAAAATCTGTAGACTTGACAAATCTACCGAAAGTCCTTCTAAGTTCGGAAATGAATTGTGGTTTAATATTAGAACCCGTAAATTGGGCAAGCTGCTTGGCATATTCGGAATCTGGGTGAGAGAGCGATATAAGTCTCCAGCGCGATAAGCGCTAAAACCTAGGTACAGCTCTGTCAGGTTGGTAGGAAGCTCAAGCAAATCAATTCCATTGGATCCAACCGCACAGTTTAGATTTACTCTAAAGTCAGTTGCGTTACTGGCGTTGAGCCCAGCAAGAGTGCTAATAGAGTTAGCTCCTAGATCTAACTCTTGCAGTTTGGGCAAATTGGGATAACCTCGTAAATCGGTGAGCTCATTGTAAGCCAGGAAAAGCCTCTGTAATTCCGGTAGGTTAGGTAATCCCTCAATGCTAGTTAACTTATTGCCCTCCAGATCTAAGATTCGTAGGTTAGGCATGGTCGGCATACCTTCAAGAGTACTGATCTGACGATAAGAGGCATCGAGTTCAGTTATGGATGCCAAGTCAGATTCTGTAATCTCACCAGCGGGTTTGCCAATCGATGTACGGATAGCTGCACTCAGGCCAGGATCCATTCCGTCAGTAAGTGGTGGTGGTGGACATTTAGAACGGTGGACATTCAGAATCATTCTTTTGAGGGCTAAATTCAATGTTCACTCCTGGGAGCCTAGAGGGAAGACCAACAAGGTAAGACTGGGCTAAGCAATTGAAGCTGATGTTTAGATTGTCACCAGAACTTAGCCCATTTCCATAAAGATCCACAATCCGCT is from Thermostichus vulcanus str. 'Rupite' and encodes:
- a CDS encoding protein phosphatase 1 regulatory subunit 42 is translated as MNLALKRMILNVHRSKCPPPPLTDGMDPGLSAAIRTSIGKPAGEITESDLASITELDASYRQISTLEGMPTMPNLRILDLEGNKLTSIEGLPNLPELQRLFLAYNELTDLRGYPNLPKLQELDLGANSISTLAGLNASNATDFRVNLNCAVGSNGIDLLELPTNLTELYLGFSAYRAGDLYRSLTQIPNMPSSLPNLRVLILNHNSFPNLEGLSVDLSSLQILDVSRNPLTSLSGLPPVSALPNLRADL